One Rhododendron vialii isolate Sample 1 chromosome 2a, ASM3025357v1 genomic region harbors:
- the LOC131309776 gene encoding dual specificity protein phosphatase 1-like isoform X3, which yields MDWLDEVYRERVAALWRAMHATRCVREDNLPCKIEEGLYLGSIGAANNKSELKRLNVTHILTVANSLPPIHPNDFVYKIIDIPDREDVNIANYFEECFNFIAGAKRTGGGVLVHCFVGKSRSVTIILAYLMKKYSMSVSEALKHVKSKRPIASPNSGFMTQLQNFEKSLQGRAQEV from the exons ATGGATTGGCTTGATGAAGTCTATAGAGAACGGGTAGCAGCGCTTTGGCGGGCTATGCATGCAACAAGATGCGTTAGAGAAGATAATCTTCCATGCAAAATTGAAGAG GGTCTCTATTTGGGTTCCATTGGAGCTGCGAATAACAAAAGCGAATTGAAAAGATTGAATGTAACTCACATACTTACTGTGGCCAATTCTTTGCCCCCCATTCATCCCAATGACTTTGTGTACAAGATAATCGATA TCCCGGACAGAGAAGACGTGAATATAGCAAACTATTTTGAGGAGTGTTTCAATTTCATTGCTGGAGCTAAAAGAACAGGTGGTGGTGTATTGGTTCACTGTTTTGTCGGGAAATCCAGAAG TGTGACTATTATCCTTGCTTATCTAATGAAGAAGTATAGTATGAGCGTGTCCGAAGCTTTGAAGCATGTGAAAAGTAAACGACCGATAGCATCTCCCAACTCTGGTTTTATGACACAGCTTCAAAACTTTGAGAAATCTCTTCAAG GGAGGGCTCAGGAAGTTTAG
- the LOC131309776 gene encoding dual specificity protein phosphatase 1-like isoform X2: MDWLDEVYRERVAALWRAMHATRCVREDNLPCKIEEGLYLGSIGAANNKSELKRLNVTHILTVANSLPPIHPNDFVYKIIDIPDREDVNIANYFEECFNFIAGAKRTGGGVLVHCFVGKSRSVTIILAYLMKKYSMSVSEALKHVKSKRPIASPNSGFMTQLQNFEKSLQGMMTGRAQEV, from the exons ATGGATTGGCTTGATGAAGTCTATAGAGAACGGGTAGCAGCGCTTTGGCGGGCTATGCATGCAACAAGATGCGTTAGAGAAGATAATCTTCCATGCAAAATTGAAGAG GGTCTCTATTTGGGTTCCATTGGAGCTGCGAATAACAAAAGCGAATTGAAAAGATTGAATGTAACTCACATACTTACTGTGGCCAATTCTTTGCCCCCCATTCATCCCAATGACTTTGTGTACAAGATAATCGATA TCCCGGACAGAGAAGACGTGAATATAGCAAACTATTTTGAGGAGTGTTTCAATTTCATTGCTGGAGCTAAAAGAACAGGTGGTGGTGTATTGGTTCACTGTTTTGTCGGGAAATCCAGAAG TGTGACTATTATCCTTGCTTATCTAATGAAGAAGTATAGTATGAGCGTGTCCGAAGCTTTGAAGCATGTGAAAAGTAAACGACCGATAGCATCTCCCAACTCTGGTTTTATGACACAGCTTCAAAACTTTGAGAAATCTCTTCAAG GTATGATGACAGGGAGGGCTCAGGAAGTTTAG
- the LOC131309776 gene encoding dual specificity protein phosphatase 1-like isoform X1, translating into MDWLDEVYRERVAALWRAMHATRCVREDNLPCKIEEGLYLGSIGAANNKSELKRLNVTHILTVANSLPPIHPNDFVYKIIDIPDREDVNIANYFEECFNFIAGAKRTGGGVLVHCFVGKSRSVTIILAYLMKKYSMSVSEALKHVKSKRPIASPNSGFMTQLQNFEKSLQGCEVDGNRAFPF; encoded by the exons ATGGATTGGCTTGATGAAGTCTATAGAGAACGGGTAGCAGCGCTTTGGCGGGCTATGCATGCAACAAGATGCGTTAGAGAAGATAATCTTCCATGCAAAATTGAAGAG GGTCTCTATTTGGGTTCCATTGGAGCTGCGAATAACAAAAGCGAATTGAAAAGATTGAATGTAACTCACATACTTACTGTGGCCAATTCTTTGCCCCCCATTCATCCCAATGACTTTGTGTACAAGATAATCGATA TCCCGGACAGAGAAGACGTGAATATAGCAAACTATTTTGAGGAGTGTTTCAATTTCATTGCTGGAGCTAAAAGAACAGGTGGTGGTGTATTGGTTCACTGTTTTGTCGGGAAATCCAGAAG TGTGACTATTATCCTTGCTTATCTAATGAAGAAGTATAGTATGAGCGTGTCCGAAGCTTTGAAGCATGTGAAAAGTAAACGACCGATAGCATCTCCCAACTCTGGTTTTATGACACAGCTTCAAAACTTTGAGAAATCTCTTCAAG GTTGTGAAGTCGATGGTAACAGAGCTTTTCCATTTTGA
- the LOC131309795 gene encoding probable aspartic proteinase GIP2, giving the protein MASSLQLLLIFSVIISSFAHKPTSQNTLILPLTKDPSTHQYLTHLYTGTPMAPTKLVVDLSGPFLWLDCASRHVSLSHRPIPTGSLQCSRAKATTGCGSGRSCTLNTVNTITRAAARGDLAEDILTVERVERSVRIATVDRFLFSCAPPLLVNGLASGTKGMLGLGRGRISLPSQIATSFGSIHRKFAACLSSNDGFIVSGKGVPLLRSDASNSLTYTPLISNQEGTLEDYYINVKSIKINGKRLSLNTSKLSMDHEGKGGTKLSTIVPYTTMETTIYETFTKAYVTAAAATNMTRVASVAPFGVCFSSSDGVDETRVGPAVPAVDLVMQSEMVRWRIHGRNSMVEVSEGVMCLGFVDGGSSPDQASIVMGGYQLEDHLLEFDLGASMFGFSSSLLVRESSCSDFLHSMPRESL; this is encoded by the coding sequence ATGGCTTCCTCTCTCCAACTCCTCCTCATATTCTCTGTCATCATTTCCTCTTTTGCTCATAAACCCACATCACAAAATACTCTGATCCTTCCACTGACCAAAGATCCATCAACACATCAGTACTTGACCCATCTCTATACGGGCACTCCAATGGCTCCCACCAAGCTCGTAGTTGATCTCAGCGGTCCATTTCTCTGGCTCGATTGTGCCTCGCGACACGTGTCATTATCCCACCGCCCTATCCCCACTGGCTCCCTCCAGTGCTCGAGGGCAAAGGCCACCACTGGGTGTGGCAGTGGTAGAAGTTGTACTCTCAACACAGTGAACACCATAACACGTGCGGCCGCACGTGGGGATCTAGCCGAAGACATCCTGACCGTCGAACGCGTTGAGCGATCGGTTCGGATCGCCACCGTTGATCGGTTTTTATTTTCGTGTGCACCCCCATTGCTAGTGAATGGACTAGCGAGTGGTACCAAAGGGATGTTAGGCCTCGGGAGGGGCAGAATTTCACTACCATCACAAATTGCCACTAGTTTCGGCAGCATCCACCGGAAATTCGCCGCCTGCCTCTCGTCTAACGACGGTTTTATTGTCTCCGGCAAAGGGGTCCCGCTTCTTCGATCCGATGCGTCGAATTCGCTAACGTACACGCCCCTTATTTCCAACCAAGAGGGCACATTAGAGGACTATTACATCAACGTGAAGTCCATCAAGATAAATGGCAAGAGATTGTCACTCAACACCTCAAAATTGTCCATGGACCATGAGGGAAAaggagggactaaattgagcaCAATTGTCCCTTACACCACTATGGAGACCACAATCTACGAGACATTCACAAAAGCTTATGTTACGGCCGCGGCTGCGACGAACATGACTAGAGTTGCATCCGTCGCGCCGTTCGGGGTCTGCTTCAGCTCCTCCGATGGGGTTGATGAAACCCGTGTGGGGCCCGCGGTGCCGGCGGTCGATCTCGTGATGCAGAGCGAGATGGTGAGGTGGAGGATACATGGGAGGAACTCGATGGTGGAGGTGAGTGAGGGAGTTATGTGCTTGGGGTTTGTGGATGGGGGTTCGAGTCCAGATCAGGCTTCGATTGTGATGGGTGGCTACCAGTTGGAGGATCATCTTTTGGAGTTTGATTTGGGTGCTTCCATGTTTGGATTTAGTTCCTCATTGTTGGTGAGGGAATCTAGTTGTTCTGACTTTTTGCATTCCATGCCTAGAGAGTCACTTTGA
- the LOC131309809 gene encoding probable aspartic proteinase GIP2, whose amino-acid sequence MASSFHFFSLIFFSLLFLSPSQAKSKNSFHPHALLLPVQKDPSTLLYTTQLNQRTPQVSENLTLDLGGQFLWVDCENGYSSTTYRRARCSKNRGELFPENTVISAATSGELGSNVVSIQSTDGTNPGRVVSVPHFLFVCGPTFLLKGLPSGVKGMAGLGRTEISLPSQFSSHFSFNKTFAICLTGSTRASGVVFFGPGPYHFLQNTDASTNLIYTPLLLNPTSTAAAYSKPEPSSDYFIGVTSIKINLKTVPNIDASLLAIDREGNGGTKISTVTPYTVLQTSIYNAVTKFFKNQLSGIPTVRAVAPFGLCFNSTNIGSTRVGPGVPEIDLVLQNETVYWRIFGANSMVQVSVEVLCLAFVDGGVNPRTSIVIGGYQLEDNLLQFDLGASRLGFSSSLLFRETTCANFNFTSNA is encoded by the exons ATGGCTTCTTCCttccatttcttctctctcatcttcttctctctcctgtTTCTCTCACCCTCCCAAGCTAAAAGTAAAAACTCTTTCCACCCCCATGCCCTCCTCCTCCCTGTTCAAAAAGACCCTTCTACCCTCCTATACACTACCCAACTCAACCAGAGGACTCCTCAAGTCTCGGAAAACTTAACTCTAGACCTTGGTGGCCAGTTCTTATGGGTAGACTGCGAAAATGGATACTCCTCCACCACCTACCGCCGTGCACGGTGTAGCAAAAATAGGGGTGAGCTATTCCCCGAAAACACCGTCATTAGCGCCGCCACGAGCGGCGAGCTTGGCTCCAACGTCGTTTCGATTCAGTCCACGGACGGGACGAACCCCGGCAGGGTTGTTTCTGTTCCTCATTTCCTCTTTGTTTGTGGCCCCACGTTCCTCTTGAAAG GTCTTCCAAGTGGTGTAAAGGGCATGGCAGGACTAGGAAGGACCGAAATCTCACTCCCTTCCCAATTCTCTTCTCATTTCAGCTTCAACAAAACGTTCGCCATTTGTCTCACGGGTTCAACCCGTGCAAGCGGGGTCGTATTCTTCGGCCCCGGACCCTACCATTTCCTTCAAAATACGGACGCTTCCACTAACCTAATTTACACCCCTCTCCTTCTCAACCCTACCAGCACCGCGGCCGCCTACTCGAAACCCGAACCCTCCTCCGACTACTTCATCGGAGTCACATCGATCAAAATCAACCTAAAAACGGTACCCAACATCGACGCGTCCTTGTTAGCCATCGACCGCGAAGGGAACGGCGGAACGAAAATCAGCACCGTGACCCCCTACACGGTTTTACAAACTTCAATTTACAACGCCGTGACAAAGTTTTTTAAGAACCAGCTATCCGGGATACCCACTGTGCGCGCGGTGGCGCCTTTCGGGTTGTGCTTTAACTCGACCAACATCGGCAGCACCCGGGTGGGACCTGGTGTGCCGGAAATCGATCTGGTGTTGCAGAACGAGACCGTGTATTGGAGGATTTTCGGGGCGAATTCGATGGTGCAGGTCAGTGTCGAGGTTTTGTGCTTGGCGTTTGTGGACGGAGGTGTGAACCCGAGGACTTCGATTGTGATCGGCGGGTATCAGCTGGAGGATAATTTGCTGCAGTTTGATCTTGGTGCATCAAGGCTTGGGTTCAGCTCATCTCTTCTGTTCAGGGAGACAACTTGTGCCAACTTCAACTTCACATCCAATGCTTAG
- the LOC131309813 gene encoding probable aspartic proteinase GIP2, producing MASSFQCFSLLFFSLLFLSPSLGLAQISFRPKGLLLPVQKDPSTLQYITQLNQRTPLVPLNLTLDLGGQFLWVDCDQGYSSTTYRPARCGSASCSLAGSQACTTECYSAARPGCNNNTCGMLPYNPVIRTSTGGDLGSDVVSVQSTDGKNPGRVVSVPHSLFVCGSTFLLEGLAGGVKGMAGLGRTKISLPAQFSAAFSFPRKFAVCLSSSTRSSGVMFFGNGPYMLLPNTDASASLIYTPLIVNPVSTAGSYFQGEASSDYFIGVKSINISGKAVPNINASLLTIHQGNGGTKISTVNPYTVLETSIYKAVTEFFRAQLSGVPTVAAVAPFGLCFNSTNIGSTRVGPAVPFIDLVLQSESVYWTIVGANSMVQVSDEVLCLGFVDGGLNPRTSIVIGGYQIEDNLLQFDLAASRLGFSSSLLFRRTTCANFNFTSNA from the exons ATGGCCTCTTCGTTCCAGtgcttctccctcctcttcttctctctcctctttctctcaccATCCCTTGGCCTTGCTCAGATCTCTTTCCGCCccaaaggcctcctcctcccCGTTCAAAAAGACCCTTCTACCCTCCAATACATTACCCAACTCAACCAGAGGACTCCTCTAGTCCCACTCAACTTAACTCTCGACCTCGGCGGCCAGTTCTTATGGGTAGATTGTGACCAAGGATACTCCTCCACCACCTACCGCCCTGCGCGGTGTGGGTCCGCCTCGTGCTCCCTCGCGGGGTCTCAAGCCTGCACCACGGAGTGCTACTCCGCCGCTAGGCCAGGGTGCAACAACAACACTTGTGGGATGCTCCCGTATAACCCGGTCATCCGTACCAGCACCGGCGGAGACCTTGGTTCCGACGTCGTGTCGGTTCAGTCGACCGACGGGAAGAACCCCGGGAGGGTTGTTTCCGTGCCTCATTCACTCTTTGTTTGTGGCTCCACATTCCTCTTGGAAG GTCTTGCTGGTGGTGTTAAGGGCATGGCTGGCCTTGGAAGGACTAAAATCTCTCTCCCTGCCCAGTTCTCTGCTGCTTTCAGCTTCCCCAGGAAATTTGCTGTTTGTTTGAGCTCTTCAACAAGATCTAGCGGTGTAATGTTCTTTGGTAATGGACCATATATGTTGCTTCCTAATACAGATGCCTCAGCCTCCCTCATCTACACCCCACTCATTGTCAACCCGGTGAGCACCGCCGGATCTTACTTTCAAGGCGAGGCCTCCTCCGACTACTTTATAGGAGTAAAATCGATCAACATCAGCGGAAAAGCAGTACCCAATATCAACGCGTCCTTGTTAACCATACACCAAGGAAACGGAGGAACCAAAATCAGCACTGTGAATCCCTACACGGTTTTGGAAACTTCGATATACAAGGCTGTGACGGAGTTTTTCAGGGCCCAGCTCTCCGGGGTGCCCACGGTGGCCGCGGTTGCACCTTTCGGGTTGTGCTTCAACTCGACCAACATTGGCAGCACGCGGGTGGGACCTGCTGTGCCGTTCATTGATCTTGTGTTGCAGAGTGAGAGTGTGTACTGGACGATTGTCGGGGCTAATTCGATGGTGCAAGTTAGTGACGAGGTTTTGTGTCTGGGGTTTGTGGATGGAGGTTTGAATCCGAGGACTTCGATTGTGATCGGTGGGTATCAGATTGAGGACAATCTTTTGCAGTTTGATCTTGCTGCATCAAGATTGGGGTTCAGCTCCTCACTCCTGTTCAGGCGAACAACATGTGCCAACTTCAACTTCACATCCAATGCTTAG
- the LOC131309821 gene encoding probable aquaporin NIP7-1 isoform X1, translated as MSRFCGWRFESKDFNCDLWVRTIFCSLILVHQGWVSAHHSCSGKQHAPTSTSHSMLREFQSFRCFIPRNRIGPFVRWSVASGQNDCSGQNDILKTFLILAEAIGTFILMFCICAIIAITQLMRGEVGLLEYAATAALSVVVIVFSIGAISGAHVNPAVTIAFATCGQFPWSKVPLYIMAQGIGSVLATYVGKLVYGISSELLTTRPLQGSAAAFWVELIATLIIMFLASALTHHAKYIGHLAGFIVGTAIGLAVLITGPVSGGSMNPARSLGPALVSWKFDDVWIYLTAPTIGAVAGAFLYSAIRLRRHACCSDPSPDTAQQRQSSQYPF; from the exons ATGTCTAGGTTTTGTGGATGGAGGTTTGAATCCAAGGACTTCAATTGTGATTTGTGGGTTAGGACAATCTTTTGCAGTTTGATCTTGGTGCATCAAGGTTGGGTTTCAGCTCATCACTCCTGTTCAGGCAAACAACATGCGCCAACTTCAACTTCACATTCAATGCTTAGAGAGTTTCAATCCTTCCGTTGCTTTATACCTAGGAACCGCATAGGTCCATTTGTCCGGTGGAGTGTGGCCTCCGGTCAGAATGACTGCAGTGGACAAAATGATATTCTGAAGACTTTCCTG ATTTTAGCAGAGGCAATTGGGACTTTCATTCTGATGTTCTGTATATGTGCGATCATAGCGATAACACAGCTGATGAGAGGGGAAGTAGGCCTCTTGGAATATGCAGCCACCGCAGCTTTATCAGTAGTCGTCATTGTTTTCTCCATTGGAGCAATCTCTGGAGCTCATGTTAACCCTGCTGTCACAATTGCCTTCGCTACTTGTGGTCAGTTTCCCTGGTCCAAG gTTCCTCTTTACATAATGGCACAAGGCATAGGTTCTGTTTTGGCAACATATGTGGGAAAGTTGGTCTATGGTATAAGCTCAGAGCTTTTGACAACCAGACCGCTGCAAGGATCCGCTGCTGCCTTTTGGGTGGAGCTCATAGCAACTCTCATCATCATGTTCCTGGCTTCCGCATTGACACATCATGCTAAATAT ATAGGCCATTTGGCTGGCTTTATTGTTGGGACAGCAATTGGGCTTGCAGTGCTAATCACAGG GCCTGTTTCAGGAGGATCAATGAACCCAGCAAGATCACTGGGCCCTGCGCTTGTATCATGGAAATTCGATGATGTGTGGATTTACCTTACTGCCCCTACTATTGGAGCTGTTGCTGGTGCATTCCTTTACAGTGCTATACGCCTTCGTCGCCATGCTTGTTGTTCCGATCCCTCTCCTGATACCGCTCAACAAAGGCAATCGTCTCAATATCCTTTCTGA
- the LOC131309821 gene encoding probable aquaporin NIP7-1 isoform X2, with protein MKQLFEGKPCPDASNEASTSEQSQYDQERGSNVVSRNSDEQMKNAACFGFPNGMDLDSLRPILAEAIGTFILMFCICAIIAITQLMRGEVGLLEYAATAALSVVVIVFSIGAISGAHVNPAVTIAFATCGQFPWSKVPLYIMAQGIGSVLATYVGKLVYGISSELLTTRPLQGSAAAFWVELIATLIIMFLASALTHHAKYIGHLAGFIVGTAIGLAVLITGPVSGGSMNPARSLGPALVSWKFDDVWIYLTAPTIGAVAGAFLYSAIRLRRHACCSDPSPDTAQQRQSSQYPF; from the exons ATGAAGCAGTTGTTCGAGGGTAAACCATGCCCTGATGCTTCTAATGAGGCGTCCACTAGCGAACAATCCCAGTATGATCAAGAGAGAGGCTCTAATGTGGTATCAAGGAACAGCGATGAACAAATGAAGAACGCAGCTTGTTTCGGCTTCCCAAATGGGATGGATCTGGATTCCTTGCGCCCG ATTTTAGCAGAGGCAATTGGGACTTTCATTCTGATGTTCTGTATATGTGCGATCATAGCGATAACACAGCTGATGAGAGGGGAAGTAGGCCTCTTGGAATATGCAGCCACCGCAGCTTTATCAGTAGTCGTCATTGTTTTCTCCATTGGAGCAATCTCTGGAGCTCATGTTAACCCTGCTGTCACAATTGCCTTCGCTACTTGTGGTCAGTTTCCCTGGTCCAAG gTTCCTCTTTACATAATGGCACAAGGCATAGGTTCTGTTTTGGCAACATATGTGGGAAAGTTGGTCTATGGTATAAGCTCAGAGCTTTTGACAACCAGACCGCTGCAAGGATCCGCTGCTGCCTTTTGGGTGGAGCTCATAGCAACTCTCATCATCATGTTCCTGGCTTCCGCATTGACACATCATGCTAAATAT ATAGGCCATTTGGCTGGCTTTATTGTTGGGACAGCAATTGGGCTTGCAGTGCTAATCACAGG GCCTGTTTCAGGAGGATCAATGAACCCAGCAAGATCACTGGGCCCTGCGCTTGTATCATGGAAATTCGATGATGTGTGGATTTACCTTACTGCCCCTACTATTGGAGCTGTTGCTGGTGCATTCCTTTACAGTGCTATACGCCTTCGTCGCCATGCTTGTTGTTCCGATCCCTCTCCTGATACCGCTCAACAAAGGCAATCGTCTCAATATCCTTTCTGA